A genomic segment from Vidua macroura isolate BioBank_ID:100142 chromosome Z, ASM2450914v1, whole genome shotgun sequence encodes:
- the LOC128822397 gene encoding serine/threonine-protein kinase PAK 2-like, with product MVPVIVHFYRGDKASRPVAVKQVNLQRQGCEDVLKEILVMKEYKNPNIVTYLESYLVNEDVLVVLEYMDGGSLADVVSMKRMAVGHIATVCRECLQGLAFLHANQVIHRDIKSDNILLGQDGSVKLADFGLCAPLSPEQSKRRSMVGTTCWMAPEVVRREPYGPKVDIWSLGIVGIEMAKGEAPYIRETSERANYLIGKQGVPDLHMLRLPSGLCTRLCKWIEEGGHICWQYRRAERKQPGRTLASKARHPLDLLFVNRKGLPSPRPRDQTQALLLLPLKSARIWWLVCIPAELVTYEASC from the exons ATGGTCCCCGtcat CGTCCATTTCTACCGAGGTGACAAGGCATCCAGGCCC GTGGCCGTAAAGCAAGTTAATCTCCAGCGCCAGGGCTGCGaggatgtgttgaaggaaatcctggtcatgaaagaatataagaaccccaatattgtcacctacctagaaag CTACCTTGTCAAtgaggatgtcctggtggtgttggagtatatggatggaggctccttagctgatgtggtcagcatgaaaaggatggctgtaggacacatagcaacagtgtgtcgggag tgcctgcaaggcctggctttccttcatgccaaccaggtgatccacagagacatcaaaagtgacaacatccttctgggccaggatggctccgtcaagctgg ccgattttggcctctgtgctccgctcagccctgagcagagtaaaCGGAGGTCAATGGTCGGGACCacttgctggatggcacccgaggtggtgagaagagagccatacggccccaaagtggacatctggtcccttggcatcgtgggaatagaaatggccaaaggagaggctccttatattcgggaaaccagtgagagg gctaACTACCTGATAGGCAAGCAAGGGGTACCAGACCTGCACAtgctcaggctgccctctggcttgt GTACAAGGCTCTGCAAGTGGATCGAAGAAGGTGGGCACATCTGCTGGCAgtacaggagagcagagaggaaacagcctggcAGGACCCTGGCCAGCAAGGCAAGGCACCCGCTGGACCTGCTCTTTGTCAACAGAAAAGGACTG cccagccccagaccTAGGGATCAGACgcaggcgctgctgctgctgccactgaagtCAGCGAGGATTTGGTGGTTGGTTTGCATCCCAGCAGAACTGGTCACTTATGAAGCCAGCTGCTGA